The following coding sequences are from one Triticum aestivum cultivar Chinese Spring chromosome 5A, IWGSC CS RefSeq v2.1, whole genome shotgun sequence window:
- the LOC123103324 gene encoding receptor-like protein 44, whose amino-acid sequence MSQPSQHHHFPPFAVAVAVAAVLVLLSPPSAADPNDELCLSSLQESLSLRNWTKSFFTDPCDGFISKLQGVTCNNGRVYKLSLPGLSLAGSIPPELSNCTNLQSLDLSSNALSGAIPTELSKLLNLAVLNLSANALSGAIPRELASCAYLNVIDLHGNQLSGPIPDELGLLVRLSTFDVSYNRLSGPIPVLLANRSIAGGGGAVAAGTTARFNASSFAGNKDLYGYPLPPMRGHGLSVLAIVGIGLGSGLLSLVLSFSAVCIWLRSTDRTAATPGEEGKISHLMPAY is encoded by the coding sequence ATGTCCCAACCAAGCCAACACCACCACTTCCCGCCgtttgccgtcgccgtcgccgtcgcggcCGTGCTAGTCCTGCTCTCACCGCCGTCTGCCGCCGACCCGAACGACGAGCTTTGCCTGTCGAGCCTCCAGGAGTCCCTCTCCCTCCGCAACTGGACCAAGTCGTTCTTCACCGACCCCTGTGACGGCTTCATCTCCAAGCTCCAGGGCGTCACCTGCAACAACGGCCGCGTCTACAAGCTCTCCCTCCCCGGGCTCTCCCTCGCAGGCTCCATCCCGCCGGAGCTCTCCAACTGCACCAACCTCCAGTCGCTGGACCTGTCCTCCAACGCGCTGTCCGGGGCCATCCCGACGGAGCTATCCAAGCTGCTCAACCTGGCCGTGCTCAACCTCTCCGCCAACGCCCTCTCCGGTGCCATCCCGCGGGAGCTCGCGAGCTGCGCCTACCTCAACGTCATAGATCTCCACGGCAACCAGCTCTCCGGGCCCATCCCCGACGAGCTGGGCCTCCTCGTCCGTCTCTCCACCTTCGACGTCTCGTACAACCGGCTGTCCGGCCCCATCCCCGTGCTCCTCGCGAACCGCAgcatcgccggcggcggcggggcggtagCTGCGGGGACGACGGCGAGGTTCAATGCCAGCTCGTTCGCCGGGAACAAGGACCTGTACGGGTACCCTCTGCCGCCAATGCGAGGGCACGGGCTCTCCGTGCTGGCCATCGTCGGCATCGGCCTCGGCAGCGGGCTGCTCAGCCTCGTGCTCAGCTTCTCCGCCGTCTGCATCTGGCTCCGGTCCACCGACCGCACGGCCGCCACGCCTGGCGAGGAGGGCAAGATCTCACACCTCATGCCGGCCTACTGA